In Triticum urartu cultivar G1812 unplaced genomic scaffold, Tu2.1 TuUngrouped_contig_8778, whole genome shotgun sequence, a genomic segment contains:
- the LOC125532009 gene encoding zinc finger protein STAMENLESS 1-like: MELCLALGRPGTVGSGAAGQGAYNGRVAGDEARPLFPCLFCDRKFLKPHALGGHQNAHKEERAAGWNPYVYGRHPAAASSHAAATDNFIPIAAHCGGGAAAATPLHVVPEAGTLAPSVHGVRVAAGPFSGVHDDAGTC; this comes from the coding sequence ATGGAGCTGTGTCTGGCCTTGGGTCGCCCGGGAACTGTCGGCAGtggggcggccggccagggagcGTACAACGGCAGAGTGGCCGGCGATGAGGCGCGGCCGCTGTTCCCGTGTCTCTTCTGCGACAGGAAGTTCCTCAAGCCGCATGCCCTCGGTGGCCACCAGAACGCGCACAAGGAGGAGCGCGCGGCCGGCTGGAACCCCTACGTCTACGGTCGCCACCCCGCTGCCGCCTCGTCTCACGCCGCCGCCACCGATAACTTCATCCCTATCGCCGCGCACTGTGGTGGCGGGGCCGCCGCTGCAACCCCCCTCCATGTCGTTCCTGAGGCTGGCACGCTGGCTCCGTCGGTCCACGGCGTGCGAGTTGCAGCCGGCCCGTTCTCCGGCGTCCACGACGACGCGGGGACATGCTAA